One genomic window of Cheilinus undulatus linkage group 7, ASM1832078v1, whole genome shotgun sequence includes the following:
- the LOC121512757 gene encoding interferon-induced protein with tetratricopeptide repeats 1-like, whose amino-acid sequence MNNYTRTQTELSTVRKMPKRGKGKNKSATMSDRRFKAKLEALQCHFTWYQDPNESRLLRRKEKLEDIGTEAGNPWLGHIYNLRGFFEFKLGFTEDAQRLFQEAAETFSQIRHVDEGPWLVVNYGNMAWLHHHLGEQEESQKYLSKVDDLIRRYPSPSPGQHHPEVYAEKAWSLMKFGAVQSLNAAECFEKAISMQPDRAEWNTSYVIGLASSKKHQDIDSELLEKIKLAKEQDAENLYLAAVYLTRLAKKGEKVEDEVRELGRQILKNPVSSYSGIKPLLRVYSNHVSADEAIDLAEEALNKHPGQRYLKRCVALCYKWRIMFVREGRQRPGMIDRAISLHKEVISLYPNSSFVKKIDLANMYAKSSNEKAKCEQIYQKLLRRDLEPAEKQLLYNKFANYLHYDKKDHQGSIQFHMRAASIPAQSFYRDESIRALTRIKDTTTWNRRAQDLEQFLAKLKL is encoded by the coding sequence TGCCACCATGAGTGACAGGAGATTTAAAGCCAAGCTGGAGGCCCTGCAGTGCCACTTCACTTGGTATCAGGACCCCAATGAGTCCAGACTTTTACGGCGGAAGGAAAAGCTGGAGGACATTGGCACCGAGGCGGGAAACCCTTGGCTGGGCCACATCTACAACCTGCGGGGGTTCTTTGAGTTCAAGCTGGGCTTCACTGAAGACGCTCAAAGACTGTTCCAGGAGGCTGCAGAGACCTTCAGCCAGATACGACATGTAGACGAGGGCCCCTGGTTGGTGGTGAACTATGGGAACATGGCCTGGCTGCACCACCACCTCGGAGAACAGGAAGAGAGTCAGAAGTACCTGTCCAAGGTGGATGACCTGATTCGAAGATACCCATCTCCATCCCCGGGCCAGCACCACCCAGAGGTCTACGCTGAGAAAGCCTGGAGTTTGATGAAGTTTGGTGCAGTGCAGAGCCTAAATGCTGCAGAGTGCTTCGAGAAAGCCATCAGCATGCAGCCGGACAGGGCAGAGTGGAACACCAGCTATGTTATAGGGTTAGCGAGctccaaaaagcaccaagacATCGACAGCGAACTGCTGGAGAAAATTAAACTAGCAAAGGAACAGGATGCAGAGAATTTGTACCTCGCTGCTGTCTACCTTACACGACTTGCcaagaaaggggaaaaagtggAGGATGAAGTGCGTGAGTTAGGAAGGCAGATCTTAAAGAATCCGGTCAGCAGCTACAGTGGTATAAAGCCATTACTAAGAGTTTACTCTAACCATGTATCTGCAGATGAGGCCATTGATTTGGCTGAGGAGGCTCTAAATAAACACCCAGGCCAGCGTTATCTTAAACGGTGTGTTGCACTCTGCTACAAATGGAGGATTATGTTTGTCAGGGAGGGTCGACAAAGGCCAGGGATGATAGACCGAGCGATCAGTCTCCATAAGGAGGTGATTTCTCTTTACCCCAACTCTTCCTTCGTCAAGAAAATCGACCTTGCAAACATGTATGCAAAATCGAGTAATGAGAAGGCTAAATGTGAGCAGATCTACCAGAAACTGCTCCGCAGGGATCTGGAGCCTGCAGAAAAACAGCTTCTTTACAACAAGTTCGCAAATTATTTACACTATGATAAGAAGGATCACCAAGGGTCCATTCAGTTCCACATGAGGGCTGCTTCAATACCAGCACAGAGCTTCTATCGTGATGAAAGTATCAGAGCTCTGACGAGAATAAAAGACACCACAACCTGGAACCGAAGGGCTCAAGATCTTGAGCAGTTTCTGGCTAAGCTGAAACTGTAG
- the orc1 gene encoding origin recognition complex subunit 1 isoform X1 — MKYFTRPKIKRSSRWLGKPFRFNRKLKTYEYNSLEISVEGLPRPTIINVGQHILIEGEDEDNPYVARVVRLFGDEIEQQKKAVVQWFVRVSEVPLSKLKLLGRAPHPQEIFFYQGRSCDDEVNTESILRTVQVKHLDGAAPFPVSGDRNTLYVKLSWDSKVFKAVDPSLVDPAAQSSSPPPPPKPSLPPSPPCSPPAAAPASRGPVRRALPTPDPAVLRRAASGEVRYSRATASAGKVSHTAEAESLHSATKLSASKCLSAKRRGSTERTPGVRKKLELCSPEKKSLSREDVLTQLLDEDLESEVLLAQRLSSSPPRTLPLTHRLTPLRKSRRAATAEDTTPVKTDSPPSSATDDSTRELRGQSPQQGDTIEAGLPTDSDKTPRRRNTTPRGKYATRGQKATTPSRRKETKILKEPALGALAEADHEDSPMLPVTTPRSSQRKSARLVSSRIRKQLDLLGNHQDVDSDVGDEDEFVPSKKELQSSSEEEEEGDEEAGLDSDEEVVVKKRRHTAAGSQTPRSKQKTRSSTRTPRKTPNKKVTPSTPRTPHHATPSIPSRARPARQPANVLEEARTRLHVSSVPESLPCREQEFEDIYSFVESKIVDGTGGCMYISGVPGTGKTATVHEVMRCLQHAADMDEIPPFHFIEINGMKMTDPHQAYVQILQKLTGQKATADHAAALLEKRFSNPAPRRETTVLLVDELDLLWTRKQNVMYNLFDWPTRRHARLVVLTIANTMDLPERIMINRVASRLGLTRMSFQPYSFKQLQQIITSRLNKVKAFEEDALQLVSRKVAALSGDARRCLDICRRATEICEHSSADRTTTGLVSMNHVMEALNEMFSSAYISAIKCASVQEQLFLRAVIAEFRRLGLEEATFQQVFVQHQALCRVEGLQPISVSEGLAVCQRLGACRILLLEPSRLGVLQRVRLNVSQDDVVFALKAD; from the exons AGATCGAGCAGCAGAAGAAGGCGGTGGTTCAGTGGTTCGTCCGTGTGTCTGAGGTGCCTTTGAGCAAACTGAAGCTGCTGGGCAGAGCACCGCACCCTCAGGAGATCTTCTTCTATCAGGGCCGCAGCTGTGACGACGAGGTCAACACCGAGTCCATCCTCAGAACCGTGCAG GTGAAACACCTGGATGGAGCGGCTCCGTTCCCGGTCTCTGGCGACAGAAACACGCTGTACGTGAAGCTGTCGTGGGACTCAAAGGTGTTCAAAGCGGTCGATCCTTCCCTCGTCGATCCTGCTGCTCAgtcttcctcccctcctccccctcctaaACCCTCCCTCCCCCCGTCTCCCCCTTGCTCCCCGCCTGCAGCCGCTCCGGCGTCCCGGGGACCCGTTCGCCGCGCTCTGCCCACTCCTGATCCCGCTGTCCTGCGCAGGGCGGCATCGGGGGAAGTGAGGTACAGCAGGGCCACGGCGAGTGCCGGGAAGGTCAGCCACACAGCCGAGGCCGAGTCGCTCCACTCGGCCACCAAACTCTCCGCCTCAAAGTGTCTGAGCGCCAAGAGGAGGGGCTCCACAGAGAGAACGCCTGGCGTCCGCAAGAAACTGGAGCTTTGCA GCCCGGAGAAGAAGTCACTAAGTCGTGAAGATGTCCTGACTCAGCTGCTGGACGAAGATCTGGAGTCGGAGGTGTTGTTGGCTCAGCGTTTGTCGTCCTCCCCTCCTCGGACTCTGCCTCTCACCCACCGCCTCACCCCCCTAAGGAAGTCCCGTAGAGCTGCCACGGCCGAGGACACCACCCCCGTGAAGACGGACAGTCCTCCATCGTCTGCTACAGACGACTCCACCAG AGAGCTGCGGGGTCAGAGTCCTCAGCAGGGCGACACTATCGAAGCAGGGTTACCGACTGACTCGGATAAGACGCCAAGGAGAAGAAACACCACGCCGAGGGGAAAGTATGCCACCAGGGGGCAAAA AGCCACCACTCCTTCACGGAGAAAGGAGACCAAAATCCTGAAGGAGCCCGCTCTGGGAGCGCT GGCTGAAGCGGATCATGAAGACTCTCCGATGTTACCCGTCACCACGCCGCGGAGCTCTCAGAGGAAGTCGGCCCGCCTGGTGTCGTCTCGGATCAGGAAGCAGCT GGATCTTCTGGGGAACCACCAAGACGTGGACTCGGACGTAGGTGATGAAGACGAGTTTGTCCCATCGAAGAAGGAGCTTCAGAGCagcagtgaggaggaggaggagggtgatgAGGAGGCGGGGCTTGACAGCGATGAGGAGGTTGTGGTGAAGAAGCGTCGACATACCGCCGCGGGTTCTCAAACGCCTCGCTCAAAGCAGAAAACTCGATCTTCAACCAGAACGCCTCGAAAAACCCCAAACAAGAAG GTCACACCGAGCACACCGCGGACTCCTCATCACGCCACTCCCAGCATCCCCAGCAGGGCGCGGCCAGCCCGACAGCCGGCCAACGTTCTGGAGGAGGCCAGGACGAG GCTGCACGTGTCCTCGGTACCGGAGTCTCTGCCCTGCAGGGAGCAGGAGTTTGAGGACATCTACAGCTTCGTGGAGAGCAAGATAGTCGACGGCACTGGAGG GTGTATGTACATCTCAGGTGTGCCGGGCACAGGGAAAACCGCCACGGTCCACGAGGTGATGCGCTGCCTGCAGCACGCTGCCGACATGGACGAGATCCCTCCTTTCCATTTCATCGAGATCAACGGGATGAAGATGACGGACCCTCACCAGGCCTATGTACAGATCCTGCAG AAACTGACAGGTCAGAAGGCCACAGCCGACCACGCCGCCGCTCTGCTGGAGAAGAGATTCAGTAACCCAGCGCCAAGGAGGGAGACCACCGTGCTGCTGGTGGATGAG CTGGATCTGTTGTGGACCAGGAAACAGAACGTCATGTACAACCTGTTCGACTGGCCGACGCGGCGTCACGCCCGCCTGGTGGTGCTGACCATCGCCAACACCATGGACCTGCCCGAGAGGATCATGATCAACCGGGTGGCCAGCAGACTG GGTCTGACCAGGATGTCGTTCCAGCCGTACAGCTTcaagcagctgcagcagatcaTCACATCCAGGCTGAACAAGGTGAAGGCGTTCGAGGAGGACGCTCTGCAGCTCGTCTCCAGGAAG GTGGCCGCTCTGTCCGGCGACGCCCGACGGTGTTTGGACATCTGCCGCAGGGCGACGGAGATCTGCGAACACTCATCCGCCGACCGTACTACCACGGGATTGGTCAGCATGAATCACGTGATGGAGGCGCTGAATGAGATGTTTTCCTCTGCGTACATCTCTGCGATAAA GTGTGCGTCGGTGCAGGAGCAGCTCTTCCTCAGGGCCGTCATCGCAGAGTTTAGGAGGCTGGGATTGGAAGAAGCCACCTTCCAGCAG GTGTTTGTGCAGCACCAGGCTCTGTGTCGGGTGGAGGGTCTGCAGCCCATCAGTGTGTCCGAGGGCCTGGCCGTGTGTCAACGTCTCGGGGCCTGCAGGATCCTCCTGCTGGAGCCGAGCCGCCTGGGAGTCCTGCAGCGAGTCCGGCTCAATGTCAGCCAGGACGACGTGGTGTTTGCCCTGAAGGCTGACTGA
- the orc1 gene encoding origin recognition complex subunit 1 isoform X2: MKYFTRPKIKRSSRWLGKPFRFNRKLKTYEYNSLEISVEGLPRPTIINVGQHILIEGEDEDNPYVARVVRLFGDEIEQQKKAVVQWFVRVSEVPLSKLKLLGRAPHPQEIFFYQGRSCDDEVNTESILRTVQVKHLDGAAPFPVSGDRNTLYVKLSWDSKVFKAVDPSLVDPAAQSSSPPPPPKPSLPPSPPCSPPAAAPASRGPVRRALPTPDPAVLRRAASGEVRYSRATASAGKVSHTAEAESLHSATKLSASKCLSAKRRGSTERTPGVRKKLELCSPEKKSLSREDVLTQLLDEDLESEVLLAQRLSSSPPRTLPLTHRLTPLRKSRRAATAEDTTPVKTDSPPSSATDDSTRATTPSRRKETKILKEPALGALAEADHEDSPMLPVTTPRSSQRKSARLVSSRIRKQLDLLGNHQDVDSDVGDEDEFVPSKKELQSSSEEEEEGDEEAGLDSDEEVVVKKRRHTAAGSQTPRSKQKTRSSTRTPRKTPNKKVTPSTPRTPHHATPSIPSRARPARQPANVLEEARTRLHVSSVPESLPCREQEFEDIYSFVESKIVDGTGGCMYISGVPGTGKTATVHEVMRCLQHAADMDEIPPFHFIEINGMKMTDPHQAYVQILQKLTGQKATADHAAALLEKRFSNPAPRRETTVLLVDELDLLWTRKQNVMYNLFDWPTRRHARLVVLTIANTMDLPERIMINRVASRLGLTRMSFQPYSFKQLQQIITSRLNKVKAFEEDALQLVSRKVAALSGDARRCLDICRRATEICEHSSADRTTTGLVSMNHVMEALNEMFSSAYISAIKCASVQEQLFLRAVIAEFRRLGLEEATFQQVFVQHQALCRVEGLQPISVSEGLAVCQRLGACRILLLEPSRLGVLQRVRLNVSQDDVVFALKAD; encoded by the exons AGATCGAGCAGCAGAAGAAGGCGGTGGTTCAGTGGTTCGTCCGTGTGTCTGAGGTGCCTTTGAGCAAACTGAAGCTGCTGGGCAGAGCACCGCACCCTCAGGAGATCTTCTTCTATCAGGGCCGCAGCTGTGACGACGAGGTCAACACCGAGTCCATCCTCAGAACCGTGCAG GTGAAACACCTGGATGGAGCGGCTCCGTTCCCGGTCTCTGGCGACAGAAACACGCTGTACGTGAAGCTGTCGTGGGACTCAAAGGTGTTCAAAGCGGTCGATCCTTCCCTCGTCGATCCTGCTGCTCAgtcttcctcccctcctccccctcctaaACCCTCCCTCCCCCCGTCTCCCCCTTGCTCCCCGCCTGCAGCCGCTCCGGCGTCCCGGGGACCCGTTCGCCGCGCTCTGCCCACTCCTGATCCCGCTGTCCTGCGCAGGGCGGCATCGGGGGAAGTGAGGTACAGCAGGGCCACGGCGAGTGCCGGGAAGGTCAGCCACACAGCCGAGGCCGAGTCGCTCCACTCGGCCACCAAACTCTCCGCCTCAAAGTGTCTGAGCGCCAAGAGGAGGGGCTCCACAGAGAGAACGCCTGGCGTCCGCAAGAAACTGGAGCTTTGCA GCCCGGAGAAGAAGTCACTAAGTCGTGAAGATGTCCTGACTCAGCTGCTGGACGAAGATCTGGAGTCGGAGGTGTTGTTGGCTCAGCGTTTGTCGTCCTCCCCTCCTCGGACTCTGCCTCTCACCCACCGCCTCACCCCCCTAAGGAAGTCCCGTAGAGCTGCCACGGCCGAGGACACCACCCCCGTGAAGACGGACAGTCCTCCATCGTCTGCTACAGACGACTCCACCAG AGCCACCACTCCTTCACGGAGAAAGGAGACCAAAATCCTGAAGGAGCCCGCTCTGGGAGCGCT GGCTGAAGCGGATCATGAAGACTCTCCGATGTTACCCGTCACCACGCCGCGGAGCTCTCAGAGGAAGTCGGCCCGCCTGGTGTCGTCTCGGATCAGGAAGCAGCT GGATCTTCTGGGGAACCACCAAGACGTGGACTCGGACGTAGGTGATGAAGACGAGTTTGTCCCATCGAAGAAGGAGCTTCAGAGCagcagtgaggaggaggaggagggtgatgAGGAGGCGGGGCTTGACAGCGATGAGGAGGTTGTGGTGAAGAAGCGTCGACATACCGCCGCGGGTTCTCAAACGCCTCGCTCAAAGCAGAAAACTCGATCTTCAACCAGAACGCCTCGAAAAACCCCAAACAAGAAG GTCACACCGAGCACACCGCGGACTCCTCATCACGCCACTCCCAGCATCCCCAGCAGGGCGCGGCCAGCCCGACAGCCGGCCAACGTTCTGGAGGAGGCCAGGACGAG GCTGCACGTGTCCTCGGTACCGGAGTCTCTGCCCTGCAGGGAGCAGGAGTTTGAGGACATCTACAGCTTCGTGGAGAGCAAGATAGTCGACGGCACTGGAGG GTGTATGTACATCTCAGGTGTGCCGGGCACAGGGAAAACCGCCACGGTCCACGAGGTGATGCGCTGCCTGCAGCACGCTGCCGACATGGACGAGATCCCTCCTTTCCATTTCATCGAGATCAACGGGATGAAGATGACGGACCCTCACCAGGCCTATGTACAGATCCTGCAG AAACTGACAGGTCAGAAGGCCACAGCCGACCACGCCGCCGCTCTGCTGGAGAAGAGATTCAGTAACCCAGCGCCAAGGAGGGAGACCACCGTGCTGCTGGTGGATGAG CTGGATCTGTTGTGGACCAGGAAACAGAACGTCATGTACAACCTGTTCGACTGGCCGACGCGGCGTCACGCCCGCCTGGTGGTGCTGACCATCGCCAACACCATGGACCTGCCCGAGAGGATCATGATCAACCGGGTGGCCAGCAGACTG GGTCTGACCAGGATGTCGTTCCAGCCGTACAGCTTcaagcagctgcagcagatcaTCACATCCAGGCTGAACAAGGTGAAGGCGTTCGAGGAGGACGCTCTGCAGCTCGTCTCCAGGAAG GTGGCCGCTCTGTCCGGCGACGCCCGACGGTGTTTGGACATCTGCCGCAGGGCGACGGAGATCTGCGAACACTCATCCGCCGACCGTACTACCACGGGATTGGTCAGCATGAATCACGTGATGGAGGCGCTGAATGAGATGTTTTCCTCTGCGTACATCTCTGCGATAAA GTGTGCGTCGGTGCAGGAGCAGCTCTTCCTCAGGGCCGTCATCGCAGAGTTTAGGAGGCTGGGATTGGAAGAAGCCACCTTCCAGCAG GTGTTTGTGCAGCACCAGGCTCTGTGTCGGGTGGAGGGTCTGCAGCCCATCAGTGTGTCCGAGGGCCTGGCCGTGTGTCAACGTCTCGGGGCCTGCAGGATCCTCCTGCTGGAGCCGAGCCGCCTGGGAGTCCTGCAGCGAGTCCGGCTCAATGTCAGCCAGGACGACGTGGTGTTTGCCCTGAAGGCTGACTGA